From the Pseudomonas sp. SORT22 genome, one window contains:
- a CDS encoding class II aldolase/adducin family protein: protein MPELQLTGLESSLVGLPAWFDLEVGMSILRYGQRLAARQLLVNTLGNIAVRSHCPHWQREVVYTKHRGVSLEECGLEHLAVLDMQSDELLHGRFRPSLGHQMHREIMRCRPDVNATVHIHPNDVIAFFSVMQWSKMEYVSNDTALVMGKPPYILGEGVNVELDVSIISRCADDTNCIVMPSHGITCFGRDLSEAFHRAVAFTAEISRLITSQCLSAATGRSVVYASGEEVRHMYELGEQVIYGGMHT from the coding sequence ATGCCTGAATTGCAACTAACGGGGCTTGAATCTTCCTTGGTCGGATTGCCAGCCTGGTTCGACCTTGAGGTTGGTATGAGTATTCTCCGATACGGCCAGCGTTTGGCGGCGCGACAACTCTTGGTCAATACCTTGGGCAATATCGCGGTACGCAGTCACTGTCCGCACTGGCAACGTGAAGTGGTCTACACCAAGCACCGTGGCGTCTCGCTGGAGGAGTGCGGCTTAGAGCATTTGGCTGTGCTGGATATGCAATCCGATGAGCTTCTGCACGGTCGATTCAGGCCTAGTCTTGGGCATCAGATGCACCGCGAAATCATGCGTTGTCGACCTGATGTCAATGCTACGGTACATATTCATCCTAATGATGTTATCGCCTTCTTTTCAGTTATGCAGTGGAGCAAGATGGAATACGTGTCGAACGACACAGCATTGGTGATGGGCAAACCACCCTACATTCTCGGCGAGGGTGTTAATGTCGAGTTGGATGTCAGCATTATCAGCCGCTGTGCAGATGACACGAACTGTATTGTGATGCCCAGTCACGGCATTACCTGCTTTGGTCGTGACCTTTCCGAAGCGTTTCATCGTGCTGTGGCGTTCACTGCGGAGATTAGTCGGTTGATCACCAGCCAGTGTTTGTCGGCGGCCACAGGGCGGTCGGTGGTGTATGCCAGCGGCGAAGAGGTCAGGCATATGTATGAGCTAGGCGAGCAGGTGATCTACGGCGGGATGCACACATGA
- a CDS encoding histidinol-phosphate transaminase produces MKIHEHISRSGLWKAPERDLSSMLLDLNENQFLHEFLARFISTELKPGDLFTYPNYRPLLDELAAYCRVSSDSLLLTNGADQAIDLVIRLLFSPGDRVVVPSPVFSFYYQMLDINGVEPVIVGFEKQEQGFALSTDAVLEALQASQGLVLCNPNNPLGVRLDPEQLSSLLEVCVSQDKPMIVDECYFEYLQQSCLTSFSEVRQLFIIRSFSKYFGLAGLRLGYVVTRPVSIRELMKVRGPWDVNHVAVKAALFCLQNRDALQMAHNKLAKIKSDIIEVCRANAITVYDSDTNFLLMQDQQDGRLAKSFAQANIRVSDCSQYPHSFGLLCNMLRVAIPVSSDLKAFLIAILRGSESSTCLDSVKIVDR; encoded by the coding sequence ATGAAAATTCACGAGCATATATCGCGTTCCGGATTATGGAAGGCGCCAGAACGCGATCTTTCATCGATGCTGCTGGATTTGAACGAAAACCAGTTTTTGCACGAGTTCTTGGCACGATTCATCTCCACGGAATTGAAACCGGGAGATCTGTTCACTTATCCTAATTATCGGCCATTATTGGATGAGCTGGCGGCATATTGCAGAGTATCAAGTGACAGTTTGCTGCTCACGAACGGGGCGGATCAGGCCATCGACTTAGTGATACGGTTGCTGTTTTCTCCAGGGGATCGGGTAGTGGTGCCTTCTCCGGTCTTTTCCTTCTATTACCAGATGCTCGACATCAATGGCGTGGAGCCGGTGATTGTGGGCTTTGAGAAGCAGGAACAAGGCTTTGCGCTGTCAACCGACGCGGTACTCGAAGCCTTACAGGCGAGCCAAGGCCTTGTACTGTGCAACCCCAACAATCCCCTGGGAGTGCGACTCGATCCTGAGCAATTGTCATCACTGCTCGAGGTGTGCGTCAGCCAAGACAAGCCGATGATCGTTGATGAGTGTTACTTTGAGTACCTGCAGCAATCGTGTCTCACCTCCTTCAGCGAGGTCAGACAGCTATTCATCATTCGCTCGTTCTCGAAGTATTTCGGTCTTGCCGGGTTGCGCCTGGGGTATGTGGTTACGCGACCGGTGTCAATTCGCGAGCTGATGAAAGTGCGCGGGCCCTGGGATGTAAACCATGTTGCGGTAAAGGCTGCACTGTTCTGTTTGCAAAACCGGGACGCATTGCAAATGGCTCACAATAAGCTCGCCAAGATAAAGAGTGACATTATTGAAGTCTGCCGGGCTAATGCGATTACTGTGTATGACAGCGATACAAACTTTCTGTTGATGCAGGATCAACAAGACGGTCGTTTGGCCAAATCATTCGCTCAAGCCAATATTCGCGTAAGTGACTGTTCGCAGTACCCTCATAGCTTCGGACTACTTTGCAATATGTTGCGTGTTGCCATTCCTGTGTCATCGGACCTGAAGGCCTTTCTGATCGCAATACTTCGTGGCAGTGAAAGTTCTACTTGTTTGGATAGCGTGAAAATAGTTGATCGGTAA
- a CDS encoding NAD(P)-dependent oxidoreductase, translating to MNILIIDSQRVNYVGPGEYVSGAEQQSYSLEVTSQASDEQLSRADGIIAFHSVVIDASLVARMHRCRALVKATIGLDEVDVEALSAKGILCSNIGSVGAEEVAEHAMALILFAQRKLFDYARHTRQGGWSWRAHTGEIKACGDTVLGLVGYGATARALARRAAAMGYRICFYDPWVERCAEDIAQCGTLESLLEVADVISLHLPLTNDTENLLSDACFSRMKRGMTFVNTARGGIVDTKALLRALQSGVVSMALLDVVQEEPAPPQALLEHERVLLTPHAAFYSERSLAQLKADALETMLSLLNGEHVKSVVNTDCVSVEAKGYA from the coding sequence ATGAACATTCTGATAATCGATTCACAGCGAGTGAACTATGTCGGCCCTGGAGAGTATGTGTCGGGAGCTGAGCAGCAGAGTTACAGTCTTGAAGTCACATCCCAAGCTTCTGATGAGCAACTGTCCCGGGCCGACGGGATCATCGCCTTCCATTCGGTTGTCATTGATGCATCGCTGGTTGCGAGGATGCACCGTTGTCGCGCGTTGGTGAAGGCGACCATTGGCCTTGATGAGGTGGATGTCGAGGCTCTGAGCGCGAAAGGCATTCTTTGCTCCAATATCGGCTCTGTGGGTGCGGAGGAGGTCGCGGAGCACGCCATGGCATTGATTCTATTCGCCCAGCGCAAGCTTTTCGACTACGCCAGGCATACCCGCCAGGGAGGCTGGAGCTGGCGAGCGCATACCGGCGAGATCAAAGCCTGCGGCGACACGGTTCTGGGGTTGGTCGGTTATGGGGCAACGGCACGCGCTTTGGCACGTAGAGCTGCGGCAATGGGCTACCGAATCTGTTTCTACGATCCTTGGGTCGAACGCTGTGCCGAGGACATTGCACAATGCGGCACACTTGAGTCGTTGCTCGAAGTGGCCGACGTCATATCGCTGCATCTGCCTCTTACGAATGATACAGAGAACTTGTTGAGCGACGCGTGCTTTTCGCGAATGAAGCGCGGTATGACCTTCGTCAATACCGCACGCGGGGGAATCGTCGATACCAAGGCTTTGCTCCGCGCTCTGCAGTCCGGGGTGGTGTCCATGGCGCTGCTTGATGTCGTGCAAGAGGAACCAGCACCTCCTCAAGCCCTATTAGAGCATGAACGTGTGCTATTGACGCCACATGCCGCATTTTACAGCGAGCGTTCGTTGGCTCAGTTGAAGGCCGATGCCCTGGAAACGATGCTGAGTCTGTTAAATGGAGAGCATGTCAAAAGCGTGGTCAATACCGATTGCGTATCGGTGGAGGCAAAGGGATATGCCTGA